In the Schistocerca gregaria isolate iqSchGreg1 chromosome 6, iqSchGreg1.2, whole genome shotgun sequence genome, one interval contains:
- the LOC126278286 gene encoding uncharacterized protein LOC126278286 has protein sequence MAPTVTLAARALPTGREVVPSTTLATCLLPPCAETAPLVDLATRTLPPCVEMTLIVATAARDLPPSTEVTLNIVLAAYTLPACAEVAPPIVLTTRTMPPSVEVPLTIILAACALPISTEVPPNNAVINRALPPCTEVAPLACLGTHTLPPYGVVPSTVSLAVCVMPPSVEVALPAHSTSLCMLKILTNSPQSHAKQRTSGSTDTSPSHPVPTSSADTTCTFLNFHVHSSLPLQGTWSPLFGGFQITAPVDLIIPPATCGVVVAANTSVLHSGGDVRPPLQAFMNYCDMPTTFQGMTITGPPPFPGFPSTARRATDTPQPRHASHVFSSFSPDTPSPLQGMRITGPPPFPGF, from the coding sequence ATGGCCCCGACCGTCACTCTGGCTGCCCGTGCTCTACCTACAGGCCGAGAGGTGGTCCCCAGCACCACCTTGGCTACCTGCTTGTTGCCACCCTGTGCAGAGACAGCCCCACTTGTAGATCTGGCCACCCGCACACTGCCACCATGTGTGGAGATGACCCTGATCGTGGCTACAGCTGCCCGTGATCTGCCACCAAGCACAGAGGTGACCCTGAACATTGTTTTAGCTGCCTACACTCTACCAGCCTGTGCAGAAGTGGCCCCACCAATAGTTTTGACTACCCGCACTATGCCACCAAGTGTGGAAGTGCCCCTGACCATCATTCTGGCTGCCTGTGCTCTACCTATAAGCACAGAGGTGCCCCCCAACAATGCTGTCATTAACCGTGCACTGCCACCCTGCACGGAGGTAGCCCCACTCGCATGTCTTGGCACCCACACTCTGCCACCATATGGGGTGGTGCCCTCGACTGTCAGTTTGGCTGTCTGTGTGATGCCACCCTCTGTGGAGGTGGCCCTGCCTGCACATTCAACATCACTCTGCATGTTGAAGATTCTGACGAATTCTCCACAATCCCATGCAAAACAACGTACCTCAGGAAGCACAGACACTTCTCCATCCCACCCTGTGCCTACATCGTCTGCAGATACCACATGTACCTTTCTCAACTTTCATGTGCATTCATCACTGCCACTGCAGGGCACTTGGTCTCCACTGTTTGGAGGTTTCCAAATCACCGCTCCAGTGGACCTCATAATTCCACCTGCCACGTGTGGAGTTGTTGTTGCTGCAAACACGAGTGTGCTTCACTCTGGTGGTGATGTAAGGCCCCCTTTACAAGCCTTTATGAATTATTGTGATATGCCAACAACTTTTCAGGGAATGACAATCACAGGGCCTCCACCATTCCCAGGATTTCCATCCACTGCTCGACGAGCAACTGATACACCACAACCCAGACATGCTTCGCATGTCTTTTCAAGTTTTTCACCAGATACCCCTTCACCTCTACAGGGGATGCGAATCACAGGGCCTCCTCCATTTCCAGGATTCTAG